A stretch of Arachis hypogaea cultivar Tifrunner chromosome 15, arahy.Tifrunner.gnm2.J5K5, whole genome shotgun sequence DNA encodes these proteins:
- the LOC112748249 gene encoding uncharacterized protein, which translates to MQPEECSGRRRCRCRTRELRLCDTDRREWFCDFQDRRRSLWLLLPSPENSTVTNAGVRSLLSLEVAAGLPPNRFRDRRCSVQPFLLRFDNVAMVIVNVAVS; encoded by the exons ATGCAGCCAGAAGAGTGTTCAGGCCGTCGCAGGTGCCGCTGCCGGACAAGGGAGCTGCGTCTCTGTGATACTGACCGCCGggagtggttctgtgacttcCAGGACCGCCGCCGGAGCCTCTGGCTACttctgccgtcgccggaaaactcTACCG TTACCAACGCCGGAGTCCGGTCGCTGCtgtcgcttgaggtggctgccgggctgccgccgaaccggttcagagaccgccgctgttcggttcagccgttccttcttcGTTTCGATAA tgttgctatggttattgtgAACGTGGCTgtgagctga